From one Sphingobacteriales bacterium genomic stretch:
- a CDS encoding PorT family protein, translating into MNPRKLIFSFLFFAITIHVLAEVGVTVGARAGFNIAHLRKYTPPDMYAKRVIMGADLAAVLRIDFNKNFGIQTEVEFTQKGQGWKRTQDSAHYTGKRIANYVQFPILAVGRVGTEKYKAVFLLGPYFAYWTGGYTQQSVSVDHQSLNAQTVKYDFTKNDNRFDVGLVTAAGADFKVGKGWIELMARHNLGFLSTAKKNSGLPNTYHCNFSLSLGYRYTIK; encoded by the coding sequence ATGAATCCCCGAAAACTGATTTTTTCATTTCTCTTTTTTGCCATTACAATTCATGTATTGGCGGAAGTGGGTGTAACCGTAGGTGCACGTGCCGGATTCAATATTGCACACCTGAGAAAATACACTCCGCCGGATATGTATGCTAAGAGAGTCATTATGGGCGCAGACCTCGCCGCTGTTTTACGTATTGATTTCAATAAAAATTTTGGTATTCAGACGGAAGTGGAATTTACTCAAAAGGGGCAGGGCTGGAAACGAACGCAGGACTCCGCGCATTATACCGGAAAACGTATAGCTAATTATGTGCAGTTTCCCATATTGGCCGTAGGCAGGGTGGGTACTGAAAAATACAAAGCCGTTTTCTTATTGGGGCCATATTTTGCATACTGGACCGGTGGTTATACCCAACAGTCGGTATCGGTTGACCATCAGTCCCTGAATGCCCAAACGGTGAAATATGACTTCACCAAAAATGATAACCGTTTCGATGTGGGCTTGGTGACTGCCGCCGGAGCGGATTTTAAGGTGGGCAAAGGGTGGATAGAGCTGATGGCGCGCCACAACCTTGGGTTTTTAAGCACAGCTAAGAAAAATTCCGGCTTGCCGAATACCTATCACTGCAACTTCAGCCTTTCTTTGGGGTACCGCTATACCATCAAATAA
- a CDS encoding DUF1573 domain-containing protein: protein MKKLFLALTLMAGTFGVFADDAPAAAPDPNAPTMTFDNDAIDYGTIKQDADGNRVFSFTNSGKTPIVISEAHGSCGCTVPTYPKEPIMPGQKAEIKVHYDTHRVGPFSKSVTVNSNAKNSPVVLKISGTVEAAAVVPTATEPSSIIPTPAPAPTITAPAAKTAVKSTTSKASSTATKTKSTVKPTTKPVTKTLTKTTGTK from the coding sequence ATGAAAAAATTATTCTTAGCACTAACACTTATGGCAGGTACTTTCGGAGTATTTGCAGATGATGCACCGGCTGCAGCACCAGACCCTAACGCGCCGACTATGACTTTTGACAACGATGCCATTGATTATGGCACCATCAAACAAGATGCTGATGGTAACAGAGTATTTTCCTTTACCAATTCCGGAAAAACGCCAATCGTAATCAGTGAAGCACACGGATCTTGCGGCTGTACAGTTCCGACGTACCCTAAAGAACCGATTATGCCGGGCCAAAAAGCAGAGATTAAAGTTCACTATGACACGCACAGAGTAGGACCATTCTCTAAAAGTGTAACGGTAAACTCCAATGCTAAAAATTCACCGGTAGTGTTAAAAATCAGCGGAACGGTAGAAGCTGCTGCTGTGGTTCCAACCGCAACAGAACCAAGTTCTATCATCCCTACTCCGGCTCCGGCTCCAACCATTACTGCACCGGCAGCAAAAACTGCTGTAAAGAGCACCACCTCAAAAGCATCATCAACTGCTACCAAGACTAAAAGTACGGTAAAACCTACAACCAAGCCTGTTACAAAAACGCTTACAAAGACAACCGGAACAAAATAA
- the cas2 gene encoding CRISPR-associated endonuclease Cas2, which translates to MHLNAYQIMWILVFFDLPTETEKDRKRYAKFRKGLMEDGFSMFQFSIYLRHCSSRENAEVHVKRVKRMLPELGHVGIICITDKQFGQMELFIGKKEAELPDIPQQLELF; encoded by the coding sequence ATGCACCTGAACGCTTATCAGATTATGTGGATACTGGTGTTTTTCGATTTACCGACCGAAACGGAGAAAGACCGTAAGCGGTATGCCAAATTCCGCAAAGGATTGATGGAAGATGGTTTTTCCATGTTCCAGTTTTCCATCTACCTGCGCCATTGCAGCAGCCGTGAAAATGCGGAGGTGCACGTCAAACGGGTAAAGCGGATGCTGCCGGAGCTGGGACATGTCGGCATTATCTGTATTACGGACAAGCAATTTGGACAAATGGAGTTATTTATCGGAAAGAAAGAGGCAGAACTGCCGGACATCCCGCAGCAACTGGAATTGTTTTAA
- a CDS encoding helix-turn-helix transcriptional regulator — MNETYNELNSLVQVFEESRTSFMDDYDLALAELQNKADASPKICQIVDFEKHCQIYFNPVAVSYFGVSNEELLKLGFQYVFKYLHPENFDIIRTHLAYFANPDNYGRVLSHVYYVNTKTGWRWLYNCTKVATYTNEGKAKYLFVNGTDISDFLEGKKDKFRKLRKNLAFVEENAQHFEKLTPREKEILHLIVSERNSQEIAEMLKVSPVTVDTHRNNIIKKLQVKSSVGLVKYAIMFDLI; from the coding sequence ATGAATGAAACTTACAACGAACTGAATTCCTTAGTGCAGGTTTTTGAAGAAAGCCGGACATCCTTTATGGATGATTATGACCTGGCTTTGGCTGAACTGCAAAACAAAGCGGATGCTTCCCCGAAAATCTGTCAGATTGTGGACTTTGAAAAACATTGCCAGATTTATTTTAATCCTGTTGCTGTTTCGTATTTCGGCGTTTCCAATGAAGAATTATTAAAGTTGGGATTTCAGTATGTATTCAAATACCTGCATCCCGAAAATTTTGATATCATTCGAACCCATTTAGCCTATTTTGCCAATCCTGACAACTACGGCAGGGTACTTTCACATGTTTACTACGTCAATACCAAAACAGGCTGGAGATGGCTGTACAATTGCACCAAGGTGGCTACCTACACCAATGAAGGGAAGGCAAAGTATCTTTTTGTCAACGGAACGGATATTTCCGATTTTTTAGAAGGTAAAAAAGATAAGTTCAGAAAACTGAGAAAGAACCTGGCTTTTGTGGAAGAAAACGCGCAGCATTTCGAAAAGTTAACCCCCAGAGAAAAAGAAATCCTGCACCTGATTGTATCGGAACGCAACAGCCAGGAAATTGCCGAGATGTTAAAAGTCAGTCCCGTAACCGTTGATACCCATAGAAATAACATTATTAAGAAACTTCAGGTGAAATCATCGGTTGGGCTGGTAAAGTATGCCATCATGTTTGACCTGATTTAA
- a CDS encoding type IIA DNA topoisomerase subunit B — protein sequence MAEVQYTEENIRSLDWKEHIRLRPGMYIGKLGDGSAPDDGIYVLLKEIIDNSIDEFVMGYGKQIEIEIKDKMAIIRDYGRGIPLGSVIDCVSKINTGGKYDSRAFQKSVGLNGVGTKAVNALSTYFKVESVRDGEKKAAEFDKGELAKDYKIEKTADKNGTRFQFHADNSIFRNFHYVAEFVEEQLWNYAYLNAGLTIHFNGNKFVSKDGLKDLLTKKTNEAELRYPIIHLKDTDIEIAITHNNQYGEEYYSFVNGQYTTQGGTHLAAFKEAIVKTLREFYKKQFEASDIRQAIVGAVSVRVQEPVFESQTKTKLGSQNMWENGPSLKAFVNDFVKDKLDSFLHKNPAIADAMLKRIQQSERERKDLSGIRKLANERAKAANLHNKKLRDCRVHYTDEKNELHKDTTLFITEGDSASGSITKARNPQTQAVFSLRGKPLNCYGLTKKIVYQNEEFNLLQHALDIEEDVDNLRYNNVVIATDADVDGMHIRLLLMTFFLQFFPELVKKGHLYVLNTPLFRVRDKKETIYCYSDQERLKAIGKLKGKPEITRFKGLGEISPNEFEQFIGNDIRLEPVVLKSNQSIEQLLEYYMGKNTPERQLFIINNLKIEKDVVEENPIPVVAL from the coding sequence ATGGCTGAAGTTCAATATACCGAAGAAAACATACGCTCCCTCGACTGGAAAGAACATATCCGTCTGCGACCGGGTATGTATATCGGAAAACTGGGAGACGGATCCGCTCCGGATGACGGTATTTATGTGCTGCTGAAAGAGATCATCGACAACTCCATCGATGAGTTTGTCATGGGATACGGAAAGCAGATTGAAATTGAAATAAAAGATAAGATGGCCATCATCCGCGATTACGGCAGAGGTATCCCTTTAGGCTCCGTAATAGATTGCGTTTCTAAAATCAATACCGGCGGGAAATACGATTCCCGTGCTTTCCAGAAATCGGTAGGCCTGAATGGTGTCGGAACGAAAGCCGTCAATGCCCTCTCCACGTATTTTAAGGTCGAATCCGTCCGGGACGGGGAGAAGAAGGCAGCGGAGTTTGACAAAGGGGAATTGGCAAAAGATTATAAGATTGAAAAAACGGCAGATAAAAACGGCACTCGTTTTCAGTTTCACGCCGATAATTCCATTTTCAGGAATTTCCATTATGTAGCGGAGTTTGTAGAAGAGCAGCTTTGGAACTATGCATACCTGAATGCCGGGCTTACGATTCATTTTAACGGCAATAAATTTGTTTCCAAAGACGGGCTGAAAGATTTACTGACTAAAAAAACCAATGAAGCCGAATTGCGCTATCCGATCATCCACCTGAAAGATACGGATATAGAAATTGCCATCACCCACAACAATCAATACGGCGAAGAATACTATTCGTTTGTCAACGGGCAATATACCACTCAGGGCGGTACACACCTGGCGGCATTTAAGGAGGCGATTGTGAAAACACTCCGCGAATTCTATAAAAAACAATTTGAAGCTTCCGATATCCGTCAGGCGATCGTGGGAGCTGTTTCCGTCCGGGTGCAGGAACCGGTGTTTGAGTCGCAGACAAAGACCAAATTAGGCTCGCAGAACATGTGGGAAAACGGCCCGAGCCTAAAAGCGTTTGTCAATGATTTTGTGAAGGACAAGCTCGACTCCTTTTTACATAAGAATCCGGCCATTGCGGATGCCATGCTGAAACGGATACAGCAATCCGAACGGGAACGAAAAGATTTGAGCGGTATCCGTAAACTGGCGAATGAACGTGCCAAGGCCGCCAACCTGCACAACAAGAAACTACGCGACTGCCGGGTGCATTATACCGATGAAAAAAATGAACTGCACAAGGATACGACCTTGTTCATTACAGAAGGGGATTCCGCTTCCGGTTCCATTACCAAGGCCCGTAACCCGCAGACGCAGGCGGTGTTCAGCTTGCGCGGAAAGCCACTGAACTGTTACGGACTGACGAAAAAGATCGTGTACCAGAACGAAGAGTTTAATTTGCTGCAGCACGCCCTGGACATTGAGGAAGACGTCGATAACCTGCGCTACAACAACGTGGTGATAGCCACCGATGCCGATGTGGACGGCATGCATATCCGTTTGCTGCTGATGACGTTCTTTTTGCAGTTCTTTCCCGAATTGGTGAAGAAAGGGCATTTGTACGTACTGAATACCCCTTTATTCCGGGTCAGAGATAAAAAAGAAACCATATACTGCTATTCTGACCAGGAAAGGCTAAAGGCCATCGGAAAGCTGAAAGGCAAGCCTGAAATCACCCGATTCAAAGGATTGGGAGAGATTTCACCGAATGAATTTGAACAGTTTATCGGCAATGATATCCGCCTGGAACCGGTGGTGCTGAAAAGCAACCAGAGCATTGAGCAACTGCTGGAATACTATATGGGCAAAAACACCCCTGAGCGGCAATTGTTTATTATCAATAACCTTAAGATAGAGAAAGACGTAGTGGAAGAGAACCCTATTCCTGTAGTTGCCTTGTAG
- the cas1 gene encoding type II CRISPR-associated endonuclease Cas1, with protein sequence MIKRTLYFGNPTRLSVQQQQLLIKTEERETAVAIEDIGVLVIDHPQISVTHAVLHKLLDNNAAVITCNDKHHPTGLLLNLDGHTQQSEKFQAQVEASEPIKKQLWQQTIRSKISNQAAVLDIWEIDSAYMKRCEKMVLSGDTSNQEAQASRYYWNNLFQEEDPYFTRHRFGDYPNNFLNYGYAILRATVARGLVASGLLPTLGIHHRNKYNAYCLADDIMEPYRPYVDHLVKQLMLETDEQELTTVVKKRLLEIPAMDLVIDGNKSPLMVGLQRTTASLAACFEGKGRKVLYPEFA encoded by the coding sequence ATGATTAAACGCACCCTATACTTCGGCAATCCTACCCGCCTCTCGGTGCAGCAGCAGCAACTGCTGATTAAGACTGAAGAGCGAGAGACTGCGGTGGCTATAGAAGATATAGGCGTGCTGGTGATTGACCATCCGCAGATTTCGGTCACCCATGCCGTTCTGCATAAATTATTGGACAACAATGCCGCCGTCATCACCTGCAACGACAAGCACCACCCTACCGGACTGCTGCTCAATTTAGACGGGCACACCCAGCAATCCGAAAAGTTTCAGGCACAGGTGGAAGCGAGCGAACCCATAAAGAAACAGCTCTGGCAGCAAACCATCCGATCTAAAATATCCAACCAGGCGGCAGTACTCGATATCTGGGAGATAGACAGCGCCTATATGAAACGCTGTGAGAAAATGGTTTTGAGCGGCGATACATCCAACCAGGAAGCGCAGGCTTCCAGGTATTACTGGAACAACCTGTTTCAGGAAGAAGACCCGTATTTTACACGGCACCGGTTTGGCGATTACCCCAACAACTTCCTGAATTACGGCTATGCCATCCTGAGGGCGACCGTGGCAAGAGGCCTGGTGGCTTCGGGACTGTTGCCCACCCTCGGCATCCACCACCGCAATAAATACAACGCATATTGCCTGGCGGATGACATCATGGAGCCTTACCGTCCGTATGTGGACCATCTGGTGAAACAATTGATGCTGGAAACGGATGAACAGGAACTGACGACCGTTGTCAAAAAACGATTATTGGAAATACCTGCGATGGATCTGGTGATAGACGGGAATAAGAGCCCGCTGATGGTGGGTTTACAGCGCACGACGGCCTCACTGGCGGCTTGTTTCGAGGGGAAAGGCCGGAAAGTGTTGTATCCGGAATTCGCGTAA
- a CDS encoding HNH endonuclease, whose amino-acid sequence MKKEDYLNCGIYYTPYQQNLKLYTLEKRFRFTKEQSTIIANEVGFNADYGSLSTKAIKKLLPHLEKGSQYNVACYKVGYDHSGYKTIVEIKQKLEPIKQNSLRNPVVEQILNQVVNMVNLAIEKHGKFDEIRVELARELRNNAKTRKNLTIQNSKNKKLNDEIRARLQNEYNFKLVNGRDTQRYKLWEETNQLCLYCNNTITNTDFISGQADIEHILPKSRSFSNNMNNFILAHRKCNKDKNQQTAYDFMLSRGEQRFADYIERVNSLYNDGKGKISKQKFEMLMCKGEDIPSDFVERMKKDSQYISKEAVKMLKTVCENTYTTTGQITDYLREKWQLKEVLQEINIEKYRAIGQVEIKERKDKEGSTKTFETIKDWNKRDDHRHHAVDALICALTDQKIIFKLNNLNKLYQYERNLLSKEERIEIEKILSDEIEPTENTI is encoded by the coding sequence ATGAAAAAGGAGGATTATTTGAATTGTGGCATATATTATACTCCCTACCAACAGAATCTGAAATTATACACCCTAGAAAAGCGATTTAGGTTCACAAAAGAACAATCTACTATTATTGCGAATGAAGTAGGTTTTAATGCAGATTATGGCAGTTTGTCAACAAAAGCAATAAAAAAATTACTCCCTCATTTAGAAAAAGGTTCGCAATACAACGTAGCATGCTATAAGGTTGGATATGACCATAGTGGATATAAAACAATTGTAGAAATAAAACAAAAATTAGAACCAATAAAACAAAACAGCTTAAGAAACCCCGTTGTTGAACAGATTCTAAATCAAGTAGTGAACATGGTAAACCTTGCAATAGAAAAACATGGTAAGTTTGATGAAATAAGAGTTGAATTAGCTAGAGAATTGAGGAACAATGCTAAAACAAGAAAGAATCTCACTATTCAAAATTCTAAAAATAAAAAATTAAATGATGAAATCAGAGCACGATTACAAAATGAATACAATTTTAAATTAGTAAATGGAAGAGATACTCAACGATATAAATTGTGGGAAGAGACAAACCAACTATGTTTGTATTGCAACAATACAATTACAAACACTGACTTCATTTCTGGCCAAGCTGACATAGAGCATATTCTGCCAAAATCTAGATCGTTTAGCAATAACATGAATAATTTTATTCTAGCTCATAGAAAATGTAATAAAGATAAAAACCAACAAACTGCTTATGATTTCATGCTATCCCGTGGAGAACAAAGATTTGCAGACTACATTGAGAGAGTCAACAGTTTGTATAACGATGGCAAAGGAAAAATTTCCAAACAAAAATTTGAGATGTTAATGTGCAAAGGAGAAGACATACCTTCAGACTTTGTAGAGCGGATGAAAAAAGATTCGCAATATATATCTAAAGAAGCTGTAAAAATGTTAAAAACAGTTTGTGAAAATACATATACCACTACTGGGCAGATTACAGACTACTTAAGAGAGAAATGGCAACTAAAAGAAGTACTTCAAGAAATAAACATTGAAAAATACAGGGCAATTGGACAGGTAGAAATCAAAGAAAGAAAAGACAAGGAAGGTAGCACAAAAACATTTGAAACAATTAAAGATTGGAATAAGCGTGATGACCATAGACACCATGCAGTTGACGCACTAATTTGTGCATTAACAGACCAGAAAATTATCTTTAAGTTGAATAACTTAAATAAACTGTATCAATATGAACGAAATTTGTTAAGTAAAGAAGAACGAATAGAAATTGAAAAAATACTTAGTGATGAAATAGAACCGACAGAAAATACGATTTAA